A region of Moorena producens PAL-8-15-08-1 DNA encodes the following proteins:
- a CDS encoding glycosyltransferase family 39 protein yields the protein MILNNPKSQVDKSWSSWVIVLLLLVWIAIAAGLRFTYLAGKPPWSDEFATLVFSLGNSFRSVPLDQVITSDTLLAPLKPNSSASINSVINNLITESNHPPLYFVLTHLWLKLFPAHGKLVSLWLARSLSVLLGVISIPAMFGLGWLGFRSSLVGHFAAALMAVSPYGIYLAQEARHYTLGILLVIASVSCLVYATRSLRQQTPLPIYIALIWIIVNSLGIAVHYFFVLVIAAVGVVMLGLRIRSGGSVFSWKYWWRIYAVALGTLMGVLVWLPILPRPSSNRLTEWVHQDTTLSNLLEPLARLLSWMITMVVMLPVEGQSLPIMVASGLVTVILVLLIVQLLRRGLRIQSLHSQTKVMTQVLGGFVVGAIALFLLITYGLGIDLTLAARYQFVYFPIVIILLAASFASCWRAAQGKDQQWVALILLMGLVGGVIVASHVSYQKADRPDLAIAKMLEISDSQSQSLPVLIATVHKSHEQTGEIMGLAWELNRRQVVDAAINSPQFLLAHKDTEPRVATETLQKTVAQLPKPLELWVVNFSASVELKAQGCIKDKQSISKVPGYRFRRYYCQNHGAEGIE from the coding sequence ATGATTCTTAACAACCCAAAATCCCAAGTGGACAAAAGCTGGAGTAGTTGGGTCATAGTTCTATTACTGCTGGTGTGGATAGCGATCGCAGCAGGTTTACGGTTTACCTATCTGGCCGGAAAACCCCCCTGGTCAGATGAATTTGCCACCCTAGTGTTTAGCCTGGGCAATAGTTTTCGGAGCGTACCGCTGGATCAGGTGATTACCTCAGATACCCTCTTAGCTCCCCTGAAACCAAACTCTAGTGCTAGCATCAATTCCGTTATTAATAACCTAATCACGGAGAGTAATCACCCACCACTGTACTTCGTCCTCACCCATCTGTGGCTGAAGCTGTTTCCAGCCCATGGTAAATTGGTATCCCTGTGGCTAGCGCGATCCTTAAGTGTCCTACTGGGAGTAATTTCCATTCCAGCCATGTTTGGGTTAGGTTGGTTAGGGTTTCGCTCTTCCCTGGTGGGTCACTTCGCAGCAGCACTGATGGCTGTTTCACCCTATGGCATCTATCTGGCTCAAGAAGCTCGACACTACACTTTAGGGATTCTATTGGTTATCGCTTCAGTCAGTTGTTTAGTGTACGCTACGCGATCGCTTCGACAGCAGACTCCCTTGCCGATTTACATAGCATTAATCTGGATTATTGTCAATAGCTTGGGCATAGCTGTCCATTACTTTTTCGTCCTCGTGATCGCAGCTGTAGGAGTGGTAATGCTTGGGTTGCGGATTCGGTCAGGGGGTTCAGTGTTTTCTTGGAAGTACTGGTGGCGAATTTACGCAGTGGCGCTCGGGACATTAATGGGAGTCTTAGTTTGGCTGCCAATTTTGCCACGCCCCTCCAGTAATCGTTTGACAGAGTGGGTTCACCAAGACACAACCCTGAGCAATTTGCTCGAACCGTTAGCTAGACTCTTGTCTTGGATGATCACCATGGTCGTGATGCTGCCAGTAGAAGGGCAATCCCTACCGATTATGGTCGCCTCTGGACTAGTAACAGTAATATTGGTGCTCTTGATCGTGCAACTGTTGCGTCGAGGACTCAGAATTCAGAGCTTACACTCCCAGACTAAGGTCATGACTCAGGTTCTAGGCGGTTTCGTGGTGGGAGCGATCGCATTATTCTTGTTAATCACTTACGGTCTTGGCATTGATTTGACCTTAGCCGCTCGTTACCAGTTTGTCTACTTCCCCATCGTAATTATCTTACTAGCAGCAAGCTTTGCCAGTTGTTGGAGAGCTGCCCAAGGGAAAGATCAGCAATGGGTAGCACTAATCCTGTTGATGGGATTGGTAGGTGGAGTCATAGTCGCATCCCATGTGAGTTACCAAAAAGCCGATCGACCGGATCTTGCGATCGCTAAAATGTTAGAGATTAGTGATTCCCAGTCTCAATCCCTGCCAGTCCTGATTGCCACAGTTCACAAAAGCCATGAACAAACAGGAGAAATCATGGGCTTAGCTTGGGAATTGAACCGTCGCCAAGTCGTTGATGCTGCCATTAATTCACCCCAGTTTCTCTTGGCACATAAAGACACCGAGCCAAGGGTGGCTACAGAAACGCTACAAAAAACTGTGGCTCAACTGCCCAAACCTTTAGAATTGTGGGTAGTCAATTTTTCTGCCTCTGTTGAGTTAAAAGCCCAAGGTTGTATTAAGGATAAACAATCTATATCTAAAGTCCCTGGTTATCGATTTCGACGGTATTACTGTCAGAACCATGGGGCTGAGGGCATTGAATAG
- a CDS encoding class I SAM-dependent methyltransferase, whose amino-acid sequence MKTKLKPDWAGDDLLSRFVNLLIDTKPIYKVMQHQARQVLIKTAEKNGIEWRKNYQELEKSGAKTLLSEITNPSLVYPDYYKVPFHAYDQGNLCWEAAFEAGSATHAMGLRVWREEKLTWLSAQERLRSSFHKVLGQYNPEIVTDVLDIGCSVGISTLTLHHYYSRITKGKIRTVGLDLSPYMLAVAKTMDETAEISEWIHGKGEDTGLPDNSFDVVTLQFVIHELPRQATEEIFSEVLRILRPGGCLGVVDNNPASPVIQNLPPALFVLMKSTEPWSDDYYSFDVEGAMIKVGFDYQTTVASDPRHRTIIATKPG is encoded by the coding sequence ATGAAGACCAAGCTCAAACCAGACTGGGCCGGGGATGACTTACTCTCCCGGTTCGTTAATCTGTTGATCGACACCAAGCCGATCTACAAGGTGATGCAACACCAGGCCAGACAGGTGCTAATTAAAACCGCAGAAAAAAATGGGATTGAGTGGCGGAAAAACTACCAGGAGTTAGAAAAATCAGGAGCGAAGACCTTACTATCCGAGATTACTAACCCTAGCCTAGTCTACCCAGACTACTACAAAGTCCCTTTCCATGCTTATGACCAGGGAAACCTATGCTGGGAAGCTGCCTTTGAAGCTGGCAGTGCTACCCACGCTATGGGGTTGAGGGTTTGGCGCGAAGAAAAACTCACTTGGCTTTCGGCACAAGAACGATTACGAAGTAGTTTTCATAAAGTACTAGGACAATATAATCCCGAGATAGTCACAGATGTCCTAGACATTGGCTGCTCAGTGGGCATATCTACCTTAACGCTACACCACTACTACTCCAGGATCACAAAGGGCAAAATCCGCACAGTTGGGTTAGACTTATCCCCTTATATGCTGGCTGTGGCCAAGACCATGGATGAGACAGCAGAAATATCAGAATGGATCCATGGCAAAGGAGAGGACACCGGTTTACCCGACAATTCATTTGATGTGGTCACGTTACAGTTTGTGATCCACGAACTACCGCGCCAAGCAACAGAGGAAATTTTTTCGGAAGTGCTACGGATTCTACGACCTGGTGGCTGCCTTGGTGTTGTAGACAATAATCCTGCCTCCCCAGTCATCCAGAATCTGCCCCCTGCACTGTTTGTGTTGATGAAAAGTACAGAACCTTGGAGTGATGACTACTACAGCTTTGATGTGGAAGGGGCGATGATTAAGGTTGGTTTTGACTATCAGACTACGGTAGCCAGCGATCCTCGTCACCGCACTATTATTGCTACAAAACCTGGTTGA
- a CDS encoding AAA-like domain-containing protein — protein MEIYSHHLRGLLVMITDLSPLGSGLKQVVRTNQGVSIERITGYQQVRPMANLILHGSSAPIESMGLVTLDGNQAKPSCQLYGIYFRLAVARELIRAIS, from the coding sequence ATGGAAATTTATAGCCACCATCTACGAGGTCTTCTGGTTATGATCACAGATCTGTCCCCATTGGGATCAGGACTGAAACAAGTTGTTAGGACTAATCAGGGGGTGTCGATAGAACGGATTACTGGCTATCAGCAGGTGCGACCCATGGCTAATTTAATTCTTCATGGGTCAAGCGCACCTATAGAAAGTATGGGGTTGGTGACACTCGATGGCAATCAGGCGAAGCCAAGCTGTCAGTTGTATGGTATCTATTTTCGTCTTGCAGTTGCCAGGGAACTTATTCGAGCCATTTCCTAG
- a CDS encoding element excision factor XisH family protein has product MPAKDIFHNTVRLALEKYSWVITKDTLHIKVARTAWKP; this is encoded by the coding sequence ATGCCAGCCAAGGATATTTTTCACAACACCGTTCGGTTAGCCCTAGAAAAATATAGCTGGGTGATCACCAAAGATACTTTACACATCAAAGTTGCTAGAACGGCATGGAAACCTTAA
- a CDS encoding XisI protein: METLNYHELVQKILKTHAINLNDDQTEVQMIFDSERNHYLLMVVGWYDQRREYGSLIHIDIKDNKIWIQSDGTEVGVANELVEAGVPQKHIVLGFKSPFKRQFTAYAHQ; this comes from the coding sequence ATGGAAACCTTAAACTATCATGAATTAGTCCAAAAAATCCTGAAAACCCACGCTATCAACCTTAACGATGATCAGACAGAAGTTCAAATGATTTTTGATAGTGAGCGCAATCATTATTTACTGATGGTAGTGGGTTGGTATGACCAACGACGGGAATATGGAAGCTTAATTCATATTGATATAAAAGATAATAAAATTTGGATTCAGAGTGATGGCACTGAAGTTGGAGTAGCTAATGAATTAGTTGAAGCAGGAGTTCCCCAAAAGCATATAGTTTTAGGGTTTAAATCTCCCTTCAAAAGGCAATTTACTGCATATGCTCACCAGTAA
- a CDS encoding ArsB/NhaD family transporter, translated as MFPTPYSLLPTPYSLFPLLLHHIPIVWARVGNATFTLIALISLALSLGQAGWFRWLALHIANWGCGRGHLLFSLVILVGMLLSNVFTNVATTIVWTAAVMEILLLLGFSAKATLAFVFTSGFITDAASLLLPMSNPVNLIYVDYLQISWLRYVMVMLPVTVATIATSIIILWFYFEPEIPLTYNLARLPPPNRAIRDSLIFKLTFPILGLLLIGYLFAKVLNFPIAWIAAMAALVMVALAARSFNGRTSRLSYILQLARQLPWRIILLILVLFLFGIGLDNLGITALLSQRLEILSNWGLTLAASGSGFLATFLASVLNNFPTLLLNAKAIESITDIDPAIKEVMIYGNLIGCNLGAKITPLGSLSTLLWLNVLAFRGLQISWIYYIRLTFILTMPVLFISLLSLAIWLPWLIA; from the coding sequence TTGTTCCCTACTCCCTACTCCCTACTCCCTACTCCCTATTCCCTGTTCCCTTTGCTATTGCACCATATTCCCATAGTCTGGGCGAGAGTTGGAAACGCCACTTTCACCCTCATTGCTCTAATTAGTCTTGCCCTAAGTTTAGGTCAAGCAGGTTGGTTTCGGTGGTTAGCGCTTCACATAGCTAATTGGGGATGTGGTCGTGGCCATTTGCTTTTCTCCTTAGTGATCCTAGTCGGGATGTTATTGAGCAATGTGTTTACTAACGTGGCCACGACCATAGTCTGGACAGCTGCTGTCATGGAAATTTTGCTGCTGCTTGGCTTTAGTGCCAAAGCTACTCTGGCATTTGTATTTACTAGTGGTTTTATTACCGATGCCGCTAGCTTGCTACTGCCGATGAGTAATCCAGTAAATCTGATTTATGTTGATTATTTACAGATTTCTTGGTTGCGCTATGTGATGGTGATGTTGCCAGTAACCGTTGCCACAATAGCTACTAGTATCATCATTCTCTGGTTCTATTTTGAACCCGAAATCCCCCTGACCTATAACCTTGCCCGTCTACCACCACCTAATCGTGCGATTCGAGATTCCTTAATCTTTAAATTGACTTTTCCTATTTTAGGACTACTCCTAATTGGTTACTTGTTCGCAAAAGTCCTAAATTTCCCCATTGCCTGGATTGCTGCTATGGCAGCTTTAGTGATGGTGGCATTAGCAGCACGTTCCTTTAACGGTCGGACTAGTAGACTTAGCTATATCTTACAGCTAGCACGTCAACTGCCATGGCGAATTATTTTACTTATCCTAGTGCTGTTTCTATTCGGCATCGGTTTGGACAATCTGGGCATAACTGCTCTGTTGAGCCAGCGGTTGGAAATCCTTTCTAATTGGGGACTCACTTTAGCAGCTAGTGGTAGTGGTTTCCTAGCCACATTTCTTGCCAGTGTACTCAACAATTTCCCAACACTACTGCTGAATGCTAAGGCAATAGAAAGCATTACGGATATTGATCCAGCTATCAAAGAAGTGATGATATATGGTAATTTAATTGGCTGCAACTTAGGAGCAAAAATTACTCCTTTAGGGAGTCTATCAACCCTACTTTGGTTGAATGTATTGGCTTTTAGAGGACTCCAAATAAGTTGGATTTATTATATTCGCTTAACTTTTATTCTTACCATGCCAGTTTTATTTATCAGCTTGCTGAGTTTAGCAATTTGGTTACCCTGGTTAATTGCTTAA
- a CDS encoding plasmid replication protein, CyRepA1 family codes for MTSARVFPKPINHIQEWTASSVDEQLTRLNVRSLEGSSPFEYLFYSDSLPRRNDGRLLNSILERYQHLEQGGWWCSGIDLLTGQEDIWGCFKPSQPRQSGETRKLIKYEHPPKTPTGLFALRVPLHLWQGIAERNDLTILPTDLDHNQPDLGFWQWLISHPSIPLCITEGAKKAGALLTAGYAAIALPGINGGYRIRRDAQGNRIGKSDLIPQLRKLATPDRPIYIVFDQDSKPNTIKAVNAAIRRMGYLLNQAGCPVKVITWDAQLGKGVDDLIADQGQKTFEQVYQRALPLDTWKAKSLTQLTYRANLKVNCRYLQELPIPDTAQLIGIKSPKGTGKTQLLEKIVSQALARNQWVLVLGHRVRLVEALCQRFGIKYITEVRDDQKEGVLGYGLCLDSLHGNSQARFNAANWSDGVVIIDEVEQVLWHGLNSSTCQSNRVAILKSLKTLIQNVLGGSGQVYIADADLSDISIDYLLTLSGVDLEPFIIENDWKPNIDGSWQVHNYTDSTPKRLVRELEAHIAQGGKPFVCLSAQKPKSQWGTCTLEAYLKKQFPDLRILRIDSESLGETSHPAMGCINKLNDVLGEYDIVLASPAIETGVSIDLRGHFTSVWCIAQGVQGENSVRQTLGRIRENLPRFIWVAPYGFNRVGNGSNSLSSLLASGQRLTQMNIRLLQQSDFDAVDDLDTGFQAESLMCWAKMAVRFNAAMVSYRESVLAGLRAEGHLVMDVSPASSTKAGKKKSKGSPQAEELGAQNALMAAITEVRDQNYQAECNAIASSQDFSYSQYQNISKRLVKKPSERRSLRKYDLQQRYRIPVTPELVLKDDQGWYQQLRLHYFLTIGRQHLAERDAKVARLLIEQGQGSIFLPDFNRAVLGAMIGTMKVLGIPILLENLERELKNTDQDLQEMAAIALANRCAIKTITGIGLAKKATPIVIIRRFLDKIGYGLQCIRYQSQGKKRFRVYQLVTPEDGRMEVFQRWLASDDLRLGSSQSWLDNDLSPRSGNSQSVDSDNSNYVQLCLNV; via the coding sequence GTGACCTCTGCCAGAGTCTTCCCCAAACCCATAAACCATATCCAGGAGTGGACAGCTAGTAGTGTTGATGAACAGCTGACTCGCCTCAATGTAAGGTCTCTCGAAGGCTCTAGCCCATTTGAGTATCTCTTCTATTCCGACTCCCTGCCCAGACGCAATGATGGTCGATTGCTAAACTCGATTCTGGAACGCTATCAACACCTCGAACAAGGGGGATGGTGGTGTTCTGGTATTGACTTGCTTACTGGTCAGGAAGATATTTGGGGCTGTTTCAAACCTAGCCAACCCCGTCAGAGTGGGGAAACTAGGAAGCTAATAAAATATGAACATCCCCCCAAAACCCCCACAGGCTTGTTTGCTCTGCGAGTACCTTTGCACCTGTGGCAAGGGATTGCTGAGCGCAATGATTTGACTATTCTCCCCACAGACCTTGACCACAATCAACCCGATCTAGGGTTTTGGCAGTGGCTAATCTCTCACCCCTCGATTCCGTTGTGTATTACTGAGGGCGCTAAGAAAGCTGGAGCTTTACTGACTGCTGGTTACGCTGCGATCGCATTACCAGGAATTAATGGTGGGTATCGAATCCGTAGGGATGCCCAGGGAAATCGGATTGGCAAGTCTGACTTGATTCCTCAACTACGGAAACTAGCGACTCCGGACCGACCGATTTACATAGTCTTTGACCAAGACTCGAAACCGAATACCATCAAAGCTGTCAATGCTGCCATTCGTAGAATGGGATATCTGCTCAATCAAGCAGGTTGCCCTGTTAAGGTAATAACTTGGGATGCCCAGCTAGGCAAAGGGGTAGATGATTTAATTGCTGATCAAGGTCAGAAGACCTTTGAGCAAGTTTACCAACGAGCACTCCCCCTGGATACTTGGAAAGCTAAATCCCTAACCCAGCTCACCTATCGAGCTAACCTTAAAGTAAATTGCCGCTATCTGCAAGAACTTCCGATTCCGGATACAGCCCAACTGATTGGGATTAAATCCCCTAAGGGTACTGGAAAAACCCAACTACTGGAAAAAATTGTCTCTCAAGCCCTAGCCCGAAACCAATGGGTATTGGTGCTTGGTCATCGGGTGCGATTAGTAGAAGCATTGTGCCAACGCTTTGGCATCAAGTATATAACTGAGGTCAGGGATGACCAGAAGGAAGGGGTGTTAGGTTATGGTTTATGTCTCGACTCCTTGCATGGTAATTCTCAGGCTCGCTTCAATGCCGCTAACTGGTCTGATGGCGTAGTGATTATCGATGAAGTGGAGCAAGTGCTCTGGCATGGATTGAACTCTAGCACCTGTCAGAGTAATCGGGTTGCTATTCTCAAATCCCTGAAAACCCTAATCCAGAATGTCTTGGGGGGGTCTGGTCAAGTTTATATTGCGGATGCGGACTTGAGTGATATATCGATAGATTACTTACTGACCTTGTCTGGCGTTGACCTGGAACCCTTCATCATTGAGAATGACTGGAAACCGAACATTGACGGGTCCTGGCAAGTTCATAACTATACCGATAGCACACCAAAAAGACTAGTGCGAGAGCTAGAAGCACACATTGCTCAAGGAGGCAAACCCTTTGTGTGTCTTTCGGCTCAAAAACCGAAGAGCCAATGGGGTACTTGCACTCTAGAAGCTTACCTAAAAAAGCAATTTCCCGACCTCCGGATATTGCGCATTGATTCGGAATCCCTTGGTGAAACCAGTCATCCAGCCATGGGGTGTATCAATAAGCTGAACGATGTTTTAGGAGAGTATGACATTGTATTAGCTAGTCCTGCTATTGAAACGGGAGTGAGTATTGATCTGCGGGGACATTTCACCTCTGTGTGGTGTATTGCCCAAGGGGTGCAAGGAGAGAATAGTGTCAGACAAACCTTAGGGCGGATCCGAGAAAATCTACCCCGCTTCATCTGGGTAGCCCCTTATGGCTTTAATCGAGTGGGTAATGGCTCAAACTCTCTATCCTCACTGCTGGCATCTGGACAGCGTTTGACCCAAATGAATATTCGGTTGCTACAACAATCGGATTTCGATGCTGTGGATGATTTAGATACAGGCTTTCAAGCAGAATCCTTGATGTGCTGGGCTAAAATGGCTGTCCGCTTCAATGCGGCAATGGTGAGCTATAGGGAATCGGTGCTAGCAGGATTGCGTGCTGAAGGTCATCTGGTGATGGATGTTTCCCCAGCTAGTTCCACTAAAGCTGGGAAAAAGAAGTCTAAGGGTTCACCCCAAGCGGAAGAGTTGGGAGCACAGAATGCTCTGATGGCCGCGATTACTGAAGTTAGAGACCAAAACTATCAGGCTGAGTGTAATGCGATCGCATCTAGTCAAGACTTCAGTTATAGCCAATATCAAAACATTAGCAAACGCCTAGTCAAAAAACCATCCGAACGTCGCTCACTACGGAAGTACGATTTACAGCAGCGTTATCGCATCCCAGTCACACCAGAACTGGTACTCAAAGATGACCAAGGCTGGTATCAGCAGCTACGGCTCCATTATTTTCTTACCATCGGTCGGCAACATCTAGCAGAACGGGATGCTAAGGTAGCGCGACTGTTAATTGAGCAAGGTCAAGGGAGTATATTTCTACCGGATTTCAATCGTGCTGTGCTAGGAGCAATGATTGGTACCATGAAAGTTTTGGGGATACCAATCCTATTAGAAAATCTGGAACGAGAACTCAAAAATACTGATCAGGACTTGCAGGAGATGGCTGCGATCGCATTAGCAAACCGTTGTGCTATCAAAACCATCACCGGAATAGGACTAGCTAAAAAAGCAACTCCGATTGTTATTATCAGGCGCTTCTTAGATAAAATCGGTTATGGCTTGCAGTGTATTCGTTATCAGAGCCAAGGAAAAAAGCGGTTCAGAGTCTATCAGCTAGTTACTCCAGAAGATGGTCGCATGGAAGTGTTCCAGAGGTGGTTAGCTAGTGATGATCTGAGGTTAGGTAGTAGTCAGAGTTGGCTGGATAATGATTTATCCCCTAGGTCGGGTAACAGTCAGTCAGTGGATTCAGACAACAGTAATTATGTTCAATTGTGTTTGAATGTTTAG
- the psbU gene encoding photosystem II complex extrinsic protein PsbU — protein sequence MRKLVHLAVLCLLVLSLGCLGLPQNAIASPMSSADTFSLNNLTLPSSTALIARSSKKSNAADRKLGTEFGKKTDLNNTPLRKFRKYRGFYPTLARKIADNAPYESVEKVLEIEGLSAKQKKKLQKQIDKGNFTVTKTSEVYNAGDDRVNPGVY from the coding sequence ATGAGAAAATTGGTTCATCTGGCAGTGCTATGCCTTTTAGTGCTTAGCTTGGGGTGCTTGGGCTTACCCCAAAATGCGATCGCTTCCCCTATGTCTTCAGCAGACACATTTTCGTTAAATAACTTAACGTTGCCCTCATCTACCGCTTTAATCGCTCGGTCATCCAAGAAGAGCAATGCGGCTGATCGCAAGTTAGGCACGGAGTTTGGTAAGAAGACTGACCTGAACAATACTCCTTTGCGTAAGTTTCGCAAATATCGCGGATTCTACCCAACCTTGGCTCGTAAGATTGCTGATAATGCTCCCTACGAGTCAGTAGAAAAGGTCCTGGAGATTGAGGGACTCAGCGCAAAGCAGAAGAAAAAGTTACAAAAGCAAATTGATAAAGGTAATTTTACCGTGACTAAGACCTCAGAAGTTTATAATGCGGGCGACGATCGCGTTAATCCTGGCGTGTACTAA
- a CDS encoding peroxiredoxin, translating into MTLRLGDTVPDFTQNSSEGEINLYEWAGDSWVVLFSHPADFTPVCTTELGMVAKLKPEFEKRNVKVLALSVDDVDSHKGWIGDINETQTTTVNYPILADPDKKVSDLYDMIHPNADNTLTVRSVFVIDSQKKLRLVLTYPASTGRNFDEILRVIDSLQLTDDYKVATPVNWKDGDDCVIVPSIKDPEELKERFPKGYEVIKPYLRMTPQPNK; encoded by the coding sequence ATGACTCTACGATTGGGGGATACCGTACCCGACTTTACTCAGAATTCTAGCGAAGGTGAGATTAACTTGTATGAATGGGCAGGAGATAGCTGGGTGGTGCTGTTTTCTCACCCAGCCGACTTCACCCCAGTTTGCACCACCGAGTTAGGTATGGTTGCTAAACTCAAGCCCGAATTTGAGAAGCGCAATGTTAAAGTGCTAGCCTTGAGCGTGGATGATGTTGACTCCCACAAAGGCTGGATTGGAGATATCAACGAAACCCAGACAACAACGGTCAACTACCCGATTTTGGCGGATCCAGATAAAAAGGTGTCTGACCTTTACGATATGATCCACCCCAACGCTGACAATACCCTAACCGTACGCTCTGTTTTCGTCATCGACTCACAGAAGAAATTGCGGTTAGTGTTAACCTACCCTGCTAGCACCGGTCGTAACTTTGACGAAATCCTGCGAGTGATTGACTCCCTACAGTTGACCGATGACTATAAAGTCGCTACTCCCGTTAACTGGAAAGACGGGGATGACTGCGTTATTGTACCATCCATCAAAGATCCAGAAGAGTTGAAGGAACGGTTTCCCAAAGGATATGAGGTAATTAAGCCCTATCTGCGGATGACACCCCAACCTAACAAGTAA
- a CDS encoding cysteine synthase A — protein sequence MDIKAGFVNTVGNTPLIRLNSFSEETGCEILGKAEFLNPGGSVKDRAALYIIKDAEEKGLLKPGGTVVEGTAGNTGIGLAHICNAKGYKCLIIIPETQSQEKMDTLRTLGAEVRPVPAVPYKDPNNYVKLSGRIAQEMDNAIWANQFDNLANRQAHYETTGPELWQQTDGKIDAWVSATGTGGTYAGVAMYLKEKNPNLQCVVADPMGSGLYSYVKTGVIKPEGNSITEGIGNSRITGNMEGAPIDDAIQIDDHECLRVVYQLLSRDGLFMGGSVGINVGAAVALAKQMGPGHTIVTVLCDGGGRYQSRLFNREWLGSKGLSVGDCTS from the coding sequence ATGGATATCAAAGCAGGTTTTGTTAACACAGTTGGGAATACACCACTTATTCGCTTAAACAGCTTTAGCGAAGAGACGGGTTGTGAAATCCTAGGGAAAGCGGAGTTTCTCAATCCAGGAGGTTCTGTAAAAGACCGAGCTGCCCTCTATATTATTAAAGATGCAGAAGAAAAAGGCTTACTCAAGCCTGGGGGTACAGTTGTTGAAGGAACCGCTGGCAATACGGGCATTGGTCTAGCCCATATCTGTAATGCTAAGGGATACAAGTGCCTGATTATTATTCCGGAAACTCAATCCCAAGAAAAAATGGATACCCTCAGAACCCTGGGAGCTGAAGTTCGCCCAGTGCCAGCAGTACCCTACAAAGACCCCAATAATTATGTAAAGCTTTCTGGACGCATTGCCCAAGAGATGGATAATGCCATCTGGGCGAATCAGTTTGATAATCTGGCAAACCGACAGGCTCATTATGAAACCACTGGGCCAGAACTGTGGCAGCAAACTGACGGGAAAATTGATGCTTGGGTCTCAGCAACTGGCACAGGTGGGACCTATGCAGGGGTGGCGATGTATTTGAAAGAAAAAAATCCTAACCTTCAATGTGTGGTGGCTGACCCCATGGGTAGCGGTTTGTACAGTTATGTCAAGACGGGTGTTATTAAACCGGAAGGTAACTCTATTACAGAAGGTATCGGTAACAGCCGTATTACTGGCAATATGGAAGGGGCTCCCATTGATGATGCCATTCAAATTGATGACCACGAATGTCTCCGGGTAGTTTACCAGTTGCTGAGCCGGGATGGATTATTTATGGGAGGGTCTGTCGGGATTAATGTCGGAGCTGCTGTTGCTCTGGCTAAACAAATGGGACCTGGTCATACAATTGTGACTGTGCTTTGTGATGGCGGTGGTCGTTATCAGTCACGGCTATTCAATCGGGAATGGTTGGGATCTAAAGGACTTTCTGTGGGTGATTGCACCTCTTGA
- a CDS encoding RNA polymerase sigma factor, with the protein MQPRKPPKSPNRKQFDAAVNSILNQREKSGLFAFIEFRLKQFNLEHKFDIFDIFIESYIRGVSKIESGKHIENPSAWLRTTCLNVIREHFAKKGKHWKKEREFSAIEYQISSNDASDYLSDQYVKEILSDIRQLVSPLDFDIFVLRVMEELSWIEIEERLNLASNAALRKRYQRMRKVLRDYFFDIDNSMLEDYGLS; encoded by the coding sequence ATGCAACCTAGAAAACCTCCAAAGTCCCCTAATCGTAAACAATTTGATGCCGCTGTTAATTCTATTTTAAACCAACGAGAGAAATCAGGACTGTTTGCATTTATTGAATTCCGACTCAAGCAGTTCAACCTTGAACACAAATTTGATATTTTTGACATCTTTATTGAAAGCTATATTCGCGGAGTTAGCAAAATTGAATCTGGAAAACATATTGAAAATCCATCAGCTTGGCTAAGAACAACCTGCTTAAATGTGATTAGAGAGCATTTTGCCAAGAAAGGAAAGCATTGGAAAAAAGAACGTGAGTTTAGCGCTATAGAATACCAGATTAGCTCCAATGATGCTTCCGATTATTTATCGGATCAATATGTCAAGGAAATACTATCAGATATTAGACAACTAGTAAGTCCTCTAGATTTTGATATTTTTGTGTTACGAGTGATGGAGGAATTGTCCTGGATTGAAATTGAAGAACGCCTGAACTTGGCAAGTAATGCAGCCTTGCGAAAACGATATCAGCGTATGAGAAAAGTTTTGAGAGACTATTTTTTTGATATCGACAACTCTATGCTCGAAGACTATGGCTTATCCTGA